From the Leucobacter denitrificans genome, one window contains:
- a CDS encoding acyl-CoA dehydrogenase family protein, which yields MDFSKIELSAEHEQLRADIRDFVREYFTPEEYEHEHKTGDAFNEKIHLALGERGWIQPTWPKERGGAGLDRLGAKILDLELKKTRLPMIALGTTDLVSKAVERFASPNIRDEVLKGVAKGTVRFSLGYTEPDGGSDIAGAKTKAVRDGDEWVINGSKMFTTGAHTTQYTFLITRTDPTQPKHKGLTMFLLPLDLPGVEIQGIWTYSGERTNIVYYDDVHVSDDYRLGEVNGGWTVLRGPLDEEHSIGAGEDDGLDEPSIGTNFIRELHYALDDTAEWAKTERADGSRPADEAGVLERIGALTARYEEAVITQGPAGRIAGSETLVEGSAELLDLIGREALVSRDGDGAVGNGQIDYAHRFAQGTATYAGTVEVFRTILAQHVLGLPRPNYPGSRDFGVSASTKVS from the coding sequence ATGGATTTTAGTAAGATTGAGCTCAGCGCAGAGCATGAGCAACTCAGGGCAGACATTCGTGACTTCGTTCGCGAGTATTTCACCCCTGAAGAGTATGAACACGAACACAAAACCGGCGATGCGTTTAATGAAAAGATTCATTTGGCGCTGGGGGAGCGCGGTTGGATTCAACCTACATGGCCCAAAGAGCGCGGCGGTGCTGGGCTGGATCGACTCGGGGCGAAGATTCTCGATCTGGAGCTCAAAAAAACTCGGCTGCCTATGATCGCTCTGGGCACGACCGATCTCGTATCGAAGGCAGTAGAACGTTTCGCTAGCCCCAATATTCGTGACGAGGTGCTGAAGGGTGTTGCAAAGGGCACCGTTCGTTTCAGCCTCGGATATACCGAACCCGATGGCGGTTCAGACATTGCGGGCGCTAAAACCAAAGCTGTGCGCGACGGTGACGAGTGGGTCATTAATGGGTCGAAGATGTTCACCACGGGGGCCCATACTACGCAGTACACGTTCTTGATTACGAGGACGGACCCCACTCAGCCCAAACACAAGGGCCTCACCATGTTCCTCCTCCCTCTGGACCTGCCAGGAGTTGAAATCCAGGGCATTTGGACCTACAGCGGTGAGCGCACGAACATCGTCTATTACGATGACGTTCACGTCAGTGACGACTATCGTCTTGGAGAAGTCAACGGAGGGTGGACGGTTCTGCGTGGGCCGCTCGATGAAGAGCACAGTATCGGCGCGGGAGAAGACGACGGCCTCGACGAACCTTCGATTGGGACCAACTTCATTCGTGAGCTCCATTACGCGCTCGACGACACCGCCGAATGGGCGAAGACGGAGCGGGCTGATGGTTCACGACCGGCGGATGAAGCGGGGGTGCTCGAACGTATCGGGGCCCTCACCGCACGATACGAGGAGGCCGTGATTACTCAGGGGCCCGCTGGTCGTATCGCTGGGTCGGAAACTCTCGTTGAGGGCTCTGCCGAACTCCTCGATCTCATAGGCAGAGAAGCACTGGTCTCGAGAGACGGTGACGGAGCGGTCGGAAACGGACAGATCGACTATGCGCACAGGTTTGCCCAGGGGACTGCAACCTATGCGGGAACAGTCGAGGTATTCCGTACGATCTTGGCCCAACATGTTCTTGGTCTGCCCCGACCCAACTATCCCGGTTCACGTGACTTTGGGGTGTCGGCATCGACAAAAGTCTCGTGA
- a CDS encoding VOC family protein, whose product MAIGRLFHIIHLTDDLPALESWYDDVFSVQRGFLDHHYMEGERRDASLVLLGDSVIEPLAPAFRVDDWAEFPLGRFYNRFGKHWHSIAWYTDDAGEIWQRLTDAGVRVYIEGGKLTDTRPGPDSAIMTHPKDTLTQLEFMRPSGVVEENDPRLKPDWDPNWWINNHPIQTPGLAYTTVLTKDLERAEKVYGELLGGTVLHKSSSELTGTDDIYVQVGDTVVQLSKPNTDGTIAAQDFEKNKEIHHAAAFKVLDLDKTKDYLEEKGIKTVARDDETLISDPETTHGVPFRWTTWDVPGGPRDGK is encoded by the coding sequence ATGGCGATTGGACGCCTTTTCCACATCATTCATTTAACGGACGACTTGCCAGCGCTGGAATCTTGGTATGACGACGTGTTCAGCGTTCAGCGCGGTTTTCTCGATCACCACTACATGGAGGGTGAGCGCCGCGATGCGTCGCTCGTGTTACTCGGTGACTCCGTCATCGAGCCACTCGCACCCGCCTTCCGTGTCGATGACTGGGCGGAGTTCCCCCTCGGGCGCTTCTACAACCGCTTCGGAAAGCACTGGCACTCGATCGCTTGGTACACCGATGACGCGGGCGAGATCTGGCAGCGTCTTACCGATGCCGGCGTGCGCGTGTACATCGAGGGCGGCAAACTCACGGATACACGTCCTGGCCCTGATTCAGCGATTATGACGCACCCGAAAGACACGCTCACTCAGCTTGAGTTCATGCGGCCCAGCGGCGTCGTTGAAGAGAACGACCCGAGACTGAAGCCCGATTGGGACCCCAACTGGTGGATCAACAATCATCCGATTCAAACCCCCGGTCTTGCATACACCACTGTATTGACCAAAGATCTTGAGCGTGCCGAAAAAGTATACGGGGAACTCCTCGGCGGCACTGTGCTCCACAAAAGTTCTTCCGAGCTCACCGGTACTGACGACATCTACGTACAGGTCGGAGACACCGTGGTGCAGCTGTCGAAGCCGAACACCGACGGCACCATTGCCGCGCAGGATTTCGAAAAGAACAAGGAAATCCACCACGCGGCGGCATTCAAGGTACTCGATCTCGATAAGACCAAAGATTACCTTGAGGAAAAAGGCATCAAGACCGTAGCTCGCGATGATGAGACGCTCATCAGTGATCCGGAGACTACCCACGGTGTACCTTTCCGTTGGACCACCTGGGATGTGCCAGGCGGCCCTCGCGACGGAAAGTGA
- a CDS encoding amidohydrolase family protein, whose product MPKGITLGALKIVLGDTGLPSMAELIEEIARARRTGRPVAVHCVTREALVLVLVALSQTGAIPGDRIEHAAIVPLELIPSMRDLGLAVVTQPGFLGHRGDQYLTDVEAADIPHLYRHRTLLDAGVPTVASSDAPYGPVNPWQVMHDALNRRGPDGKVIGVDERVTAAQALAGYLCPPSNLTAVHEVASTLLGSDHRRELVRPTMEADLILTESPALEAIELGQKNPVVMTMIEGRVVSHA is encoded by the coding sequence GTGCCGAAAGGAATCACGCTCGGTGCGCTCAAGATCGTACTCGGGGATACCGGGCTCCCGTCAATGGCCGAACTCATCGAGGAAATTGCGCGCGCTCGGAGGACCGGACGACCGGTTGCGGTGCACTGTGTGACGCGGGAGGCGCTCGTCCTTGTTCTCGTCGCTCTCTCACAGACGGGTGCGATACCTGGCGATCGGATCGAACACGCAGCGATTGTGCCTCTCGAGCTTATTCCGAGCATGCGAGACCTCGGACTTGCCGTGGTCACCCAGCCCGGTTTTCTAGGACACCGAGGGGATCAGTACCTGACTGACGTTGAGGCAGCTGATATTCCTCATCTTTACCGTCATCGCACACTACTCGATGCCGGAGTGCCGACCGTCGCCTCCAGTGATGCTCCGTATGGTCCAGTAAACCCCTGGCAAGTAATGCACGATGCTCTCAACCGCCGCGGCCCCGACGGCAAAGTCATTGGCGTTGACGAACGTGTCACTGCGGCACAAGCCCTTGCCGGTTACCTTTGCCCGCCGAGTAATCTTACGGCGGTGCATGAGGTCGCCTCCACGCTACTCGGCTCGGATCACCGCCGTGAGCTCGTGCGACCGACGATGGAGGCTGATCTTATTTTGACTGAGTCCCCCGCACTTGAGGCCATCGAACTCGGTCAGAAGAACCCCGTCGTCATGACCATGATCGAGGGGCGTGTCGTTTCGCACGCGTAG
- a CDS encoding amidohydrolase family protein, with product MDSIRPPRTHASGVGIDCDGAYALPGLADHHIHILALAAARNSVDCSPEAVKNRSALSRALHAAERDVHGWIRAIGYDQSTVGPLDVTVLDELAPAAPVRIQHRSGALWVLNSAALAQLDIRSAPAHAVERDHNGMPTGRIWRGDAWLQTQLPPAGELPSHVSERSSPVSGSPR from the coding sequence ATCGATTCGATACGTCCCCCCCGTACTCACGCGTCTGGAGTCGGCATCGATTGCGACGGGGCGTATGCGCTCCCGGGGCTGGCCGACCATCATATACACATCCTCGCTCTCGCCGCTGCACGTAATTCTGTCGATTGCTCGCCTGAGGCGGTGAAGAACCGGTCTGCGCTGAGCCGTGCGCTGCACGCGGCGGAGCGTGATGTTCACGGCTGGATTCGCGCGATCGGCTACGACCAGTCGACTGTCGGGCCGCTCGACGTGACAGTTCTTGACGAGCTCGCGCCCGCGGCCCCGGTACGCATCCAGCATCGGAGCGGAGCGCTGTGGGTCCTCAACTCAGCCGCCCTGGCACAGCTCGATATCCGTAGTGCACCCGCTCACGCCGTTGAACGCGACCATAACGGGATGCCGACCGGCCGTATTTGGCGAGGCGACGCATGGCTGCAGACGCAACTCCCCCCCGCCGGGGAGCTCCCCTCGCACGTCTCGGAACGGAGCTCTCCCGTCTCGGGCTCACCGAGATAA
- a CDS encoding PaaI family thioesterase: protein MDPPSEGIYVQKPGPWFRNDEGAFAWASLGMLADHGLSLVLLDGHPPGMNGMVTTELSIDFNPAADPSDDEFRLDTHIVGISQVGGLSKGEISNRRGDRVAIASLSGRYLPVPEGGYLELPPAPAETVPFTTMLPMLFEGTSDGAIGTLPIPLWLANPRGIMHGGIHTIALEYTARKTLGEALWRPTSIRVSFLRGIPVDDLLTVVATRVHTGRSLTVVRVESRRTDGKLAGIATVSYEAR from the coding sequence ATGGATCCCCCCAGTGAGGGTATCTACGTCCAAAAACCCGGCCCGTGGTTCCGTAACGACGAGGGCGCTTTCGCTTGGGCTTCGTTAGGAATGCTCGCGGACCATGGTCTCAGTCTCGTGCTCCTCGACGGTCATCCGCCGGGTATGAACGGCATGGTGACTACGGAGCTGTCGATCGATTTCAATCCTGCGGCTGACCCGTCGGACGATGAATTCAGACTAGACACCCACATCGTTGGCATAAGCCAAGTAGGAGGGCTCTCGAAAGGGGAGATATCTAACCGTCGTGGAGACCGTGTCGCAATCGCGTCGCTGAGCGGAAGGTACCTCCCGGTTCCCGAGGGCGGTTACCTCGAGTTGCCTCCAGCACCTGCGGAAACGGTACCCTTTACGACAATGCTGCCAATGCTGTTCGAAGGAACAAGCGACGGTGCCATCGGCACGTTACCGATTCCCCTCTGGCTCGCAAATCCGCGGGGCATCATGCACGGGGGCATCCACACCATCGCACTTGAATACACCGCACGCAAAACTCTGGGAGAAGCGCTGTGGCGACCAACATCGATACGGGTTTCGTTTTTGAGGGGGATACCCGTGGACGATCTCCTTACGGTGGTTGCTACTCGCGTTCATACAGGACGCTCACTCACGGTTGTACGGGTGGAATCGCGCCGAACCGATGGGAAGCTCGCGGGCATCGCCACCGTCTCGTACGAGGCACGCTGA
- a CDS encoding thiolase family protein, which produces MTDPVIVAGARTAVGTANKGTLANTTPEELGLALLTETVERSGLDPERFDDVLFAESLYGGGDVARHAAVEAGMLTVPGAALNRHCAGSLSTIGLAAAQIKSGMEDAIVAGGVQSTSLGPALKRRVPGLRGIYEDPWVPPTHPNRADAPNMDMSISVGWNTAKYADLSREEMDAWALRSHQRAIDAIDKGLFEEEIFPVSVKNWSGETVEFSVDEHPRRDTTRERLASLRVLHPEIEGFSITAGNASGMNDAAAAVAVTSSDLAKSEGLTSLATIRAWTSVGIDPALMGVGALHAITRVLGKAGLEVSDVAVWEINEAFASVPVAACKLLNIDEEIVNIHGSGCSIGHPVAASGARMVNTLIRDLQRRGGGIGVAAMCAGGGQAGALVIEVQP; this is translated from the coding sequence ATGACCGATCCTGTCATCGTTGCCGGGGCCAGAACCGCAGTCGGCACGGCCAACAAAGGCACCCTTGCAAATACAACTCCCGAAGAGCTTGGACTTGCGCTCCTTACTGAGACCGTGGAGCGCAGCGGCCTCGACCCAGAGCGTTTTGATGATGTACTCTTTGCGGAATCCCTCTACGGTGGCGGCGATGTTGCCCGCCATGCTGCCGTCGAGGCTGGAATGCTGACGGTTCCGGGCGCAGCTTTGAATCGACACTGTGCTGGAAGTCTCAGCACGATCGGTCTCGCTGCCGCACAAATTAAATCTGGAATGGAGGACGCGATTGTTGCGGGAGGGGTACAGTCAACGTCTCTCGGCCCTGCGCTTAAACGTCGCGTTCCCGGCCTTCGTGGCATTTACGAGGATCCGTGGGTCCCGCCGACACACCCCAACCGCGCGGACGCACCAAATATGGACATGTCGATCTCGGTTGGCTGGAATACAGCAAAATACGCAGATCTCTCCCGGGAAGAAATGGATGCGTGGGCCTTACGGTCTCACCAACGGGCAATCGACGCGATCGACAAGGGCCTCTTCGAAGAAGAAATCTTTCCCGTCTCGGTGAAGAATTGGAGCGGAGAAACCGTTGAATTCTCCGTTGACGAGCACCCGCGTCGTGACACTACCCGCGAAAGGCTCGCTTCGCTCCGCGTTCTCCACCCGGAGATCGAGGGCTTCTCAATTACAGCGGGAAACGCCAGCGGAATGAATGATGCTGCTGCTGCGGTCGCGGTCACCAGTTCTGATCTCGCAAAGAGCGAGGGCCTCACTTCTTTGGCCACAATCCGCGCATGGACTTCGGTTGGTATTGACCCGGCTCTCATGGGCGTCGGTGCTCTGCACGCAATCACCCGTGTACTCGGAAAAGCGGGTCTTGAAGTTTCTGACGTTGCAGTGTGGGAAATCAACGAAGCGTTCGCCTCCGTCCCGGTGGCGGCATGCAAGCTTCTCAACATTGACGAAGAAATCGTGAACATCCACGGGAGCGGCTGCTCGATCGGGCACCCCGTTGCGGCCTCAGGCGCGCGAATGGTCAACACACTGATTCGCGATCTGCAACGTCGAGGCGGTGGTATTGGAGTAGCCGCAATGTGCGCGGGTGGTGGACAAGCAGGCGCACTTGTCATTGAGGTACAGCCTTGA
- a CDS encoding SDR family NAD(P)-dependent oxidoreductase — protein sequence MELAGSSALVTGGVGGFGEATVRRLVDAGAKVVIADLDEQRGSALVEKLGADKAKFVKTDATSEESVGAAVAAAKDFGPLRVAVIAHGGPAAGARIVNRQGEPYPVETFRRTVEIFLVATYNILSQSAAAMSQNEPLASGQRGVVIMTASIAGFEGQVGQSDYSAAKGGVIGLTLTAARDLAPAGVRVMTIAPGTFFTRAYGDVPRETIEERFGKIVPNPKRLGEADEYAQLALQIVENDYLNGTVIRIDGAQRFNM from the coding sequence ATGGAATTAGCAGGTAGTTCAGCACTTGTGACCGGTGGTGTTGGAGGATTTGGAGAGGCAACAGTGCGTCGTCTCGTCGACGCAGGAGCAAAAGTCGTCATTGCCGACCTTGATGAGCAGCGGGGGTCGGCCCTTGTTGAGAAGCTCGGAGCAGATAAAGCAAAATTCGTTAAGACAGATGCGACGAGTGAAGAATCTGTGGGGGCTGCAGTCGCAGCTGCCAAAGACTTTGGTCCGCTTCGCGTGGCCGTGATTGCGCACGGTGGCCCAGCAGCTGGAGCTCGAATTGTCAATCGTCAGGGCGAGCCCTACCCAGTGGAGACCTTCCGCCGAACCGTAGAAATCTTCCTGGTTGCCACCTACAACATTCTGAGTCAGTCAGCAGCGGCGATGTCGCAGAACGAACCACTTGCTTCGGGGCAGCGTGGCGTTGTTATCATGACAGCCTCGATTGCTGGCTTTGAAGGCCAGGTGGGCCAGTCTGATTACTCGGCAGCAAAGGGCGGCGTCATCGGTCTCACATTGACTGCAGCACGCGATCTCGCGCCGGCTGGAGTCCGTGTGATGACTATTGCACCCGGAACATTCTTCACGCGCGCATACGGCGACGTTCCACGCGAAACCATTGAAGAGCGTTTCGGAAAAATCGTTCCCAATCCGAAGCGATTGGGTGAGGCAGACGAATACGCTCAGCTTGCGCTACAGATTGTCGAAAATGATTATCTCAATGGCACTGTGATTCGTATCGACGGGGCCCAGCGCTTTAACATGTGA
- a CDS encoding alpha/beta fold hydrolase — protein MATIHTPRTLSLQGDGLTLTGDYWEGTGDSTLPTLIFLHGGGQTRHSWDSTADSLVDEGWNSYTVDLRGHGDSGWSEDGTYSIESYARDTVSLVRSLGGNPPVLVGASMGGLASLTAQSDNPELARALVLVDIVPRTATEGVKRITDFMVGHSDGFANLDEVADAIAEYTGRERRLNVEGLKKNVRLRADGRWYWHWDPRMMQPNAQSEGRVPDADALLKRASLIEVPTLIVRGGKSDVIDEEGVKELEGVLHKPYSTVVSNARHMIAGDDNKSFASAVNDFLKNVVLASPSGA, from the coding sequence ATGGCAACAATTCACACACCTCGTACCCTTTCACTCCAAGGGGACGGGCTGACTCTTACCGGTGACTATTGGGAAGGTACCGGAGACTCCACACTCCCGACCCTCATCTTCCTACACGGCGGAGGTCAAACGAGACACTCGTGGGACAGCACGGCGGACAGTCTCGTCGACGAGGGATGGAACTCGTACACCGTTGACTTGCGCGGGCACGGCGACTCTGGATGGTCAGAAGACGGTACCTACTCCATTGAGAGTTATGCTCGTGACACCGTTTCTCTCGTGCGCTCGCTGGGAGGAAATCCTCCTGTGCTCGTAGGCGCTTCGATGGGCGGTCTTGCGTCGCTCACTGCACAGTCTGACAACCCTGAGCTGGCCCGCGCGCTCGTACTCGTGGACATCGTGCCACGTACAGCCACAGAAGGAGTCAAAAGAATCACGGATTTCATGGTGGGACACAGTGACGGCTTCGCGAACCTCGATGAGGTTGCAGACGCCATCGCCGAATACACGGGGCGCGAGCGCCGGCTCAATGTGGAGGGGCTGAAAAAGAACGTTCGACTGCGTGCAGATGGCCGCTGGTACTGGCATTGGGATCCCCGTATGATGCAGCCGAACGCTCAAAGCGAGGGTCGCGTTCCCGATGCCGATGCCCTTCTCAAACGAGCATCGCTCATAGAAGTTCCCACGCTTATCGTGCGCGGCGGCAAGTCTGACGTTATCGACGAGGAAGGCGTCAAGGAGCTCGAGGGGGTGCTTCATAAACCGTACAGCACGGTTGTGAGTAATGCTCGTCATATGATTGCCGGCGACGACAACAAGAGCTTTGCAAGTGCAGTCAACGACTTCCTCAAGAATGTCGTGCTCGCTTCGCCTTCCGGAGCGTAA
- a CDS encoding TRAP transporter large permease subunit, translated as MTTTSLQHPDDMAGIAEGIAVGESDALRQEAPDEQSPLWERIITRLSSVSAILAGLSIVVLGLQIVLDAGGRTLFNSPVPGTLELVSNWWMVIAVFLGFAFTQFKGEHIRVTLLIEKLPVIWSTAVETVILALSFIMISFLAYYLTLDAIQSVKVREIVPGSFPLALWPITVLMAFGMWLYAAQILVSITSSLRAAKREKQSGAEQLPLLSAQNVMLGISVVVSIVITICVLAVPMSRVTTGTLLIVLMVLLLLCGLTTALAMIVTAALGLWEIVGMPALVEAIESVSFHSAASWSLSVVPMFVLMGIVLWRTGLTAKVFYAARLWLGGMPGGLAVATNFSGAGLAAASGSTIGISYALGRMAIPEMLRAGYKPSLATGVVAMAGTLGQLIPPSVLLVVYAGVAAVPVGPQLTAAILPGIIVAVLYALVIIIQGLVRPDIAPRAKATGVPMKVKLKALVGIIPLVVVIFIVIFGMLSGIFTATEAGAFGALAAIVVGSAFGEERKNPKQLFKKLGQSLQETVTATAGIFLLLIGVNMLGRSMTMSGVLRTLTDWVVSLGMPTVVFLLAIMVLFLILGMFMESMSIILLAVPILAPVLIAMDVDMLWFGIFVVMLIELALVTPPVGMLTFIVHRLAQDKDVNLGQKISLIDVFKGVMPFVFTSITFIIVLIFFPEISTWLPGNLDVK; from the coding sequence ATGACAACAACGTCGTTGCAACACCCCGATGATATGGCAGGTATTGCGGAGGGTATCGCCGTGGGCGAATCTGATGCTCTTCGGCAGGAAGCTCCCGATGAGCAGTCCCCTCTATGGGAGAGGATAATCACACGCCTCTCATCAGTGTCTGCCATCTTGGCGGGCCTCTCAATCGTGGTCCTCGGCTTACAAATTGTGCTAGACGCCGGCGGACGCACCCTGTTTAATTCCCCAGTTCCTGGCACGTTGGAATTAGTTTCCAACTGGTGGATGGTTATCGCGGTCTTTCTCGGATTTGCTTTCACACAGTTCAAGGGCGAACACATTCGGGTGACGCTCTTGATAGAAAAGCTTCCCGTCATATGGAGCACGGCGGTCGAGACGGTCATTCTCGCCCTGAGCTTTATCATGATTAGCTTTTTAGCGTACTACCTCACGCTCGACGCTATTCAATCTGTCAAAGTCCGTGAAATAGTGCCGGGATCATTCCCCTTAGCACTATGGCCGATCACGGTACTCATGGCTTTTGGTATGTGGCTGTACGCCGCGCAAATCCTTGTATCAATCACGAGTTCCTTGCGTGCTGCCAAGCGCGAAAAACAATCTGGCGCTGAGCAGCTGCCGTTGCTGTCAGCGCAGAACGTCATGCTGGGCATTTCGGTGGTTGTATCTATCGTCATTACCATTTGTGTGCTCGCGGTGCCCATGTCGCGCGTAACAACCGGCACCCTCCTCATCGTACTCATGGTGCTCCTGCTGCTCTGCGGCTTGACGACGGCTCTCGCAATGATCGTGACCGCCGCACTCGGGCTTTGGGAAATCGTCGGGATGCCGGCTCTCGTCGAGGCTATCGAATCGGTGTCATTTCACTCGGCAGCAAGCTGGAGCCTCAGCGTCGTGCCTATGTTTGTGCTCATGGGCATTGTGCTGTGGCGCACGGGTCTTACAGCCAAGGTATTCTACGCTGCGCGGCTCTGGCTAGGTGGGATGCCAGGTGGGCTTGCGGTAGCGACGAACTTCTCGGGTGCCGGCCTCGCTGCTGCGAGCGGGAGCACCATCGGTATCTCGTATGCGCTCGGTCGGATGGCCATTCCCGAGATGCTGAGAGCCGGGTACAAACCGAGTCTTGCGACCGGTGTTGTTGCCATGGCTGGTACGTTAGGGCAGCTTATTCCACCCAGTGTGCTTCTGGTGGTCTACGCCGGTGTCGCAGCTGTTCCGGTAGGGCCGCAGCTTACGGCTGCAATTCTTCCCGGAATTATTGTTGCCGTGCTGTATGCTCTGGTGATTATTATTCAGGGACTCGTGCGCCCAGACATCGCCCCGAGAGCCAAAGCGACGGGCGTACCGATGAAGGTAAAGCTGAAGGCCCTCGTAGGTATTATTCCTTTGGTCGTCGTGATCTTTATTGTGATCTTTGGGATGCTCTCAGGTATCTTCACCGCTACCGAGGCTGGAGCATTCGGCGCTCTGGCTGCAATCGTAGTAGGTTCGGCGTTTGGTGAAGAGCGCAAGAACCCTAAGCAACTCTTTAAAAAGCTGGGTCAGTCGCTGCAAGAGACGGTGACGGCAACGGCCGGAATCTTCTTGCTTTTGATCGGTGTGAATATGCTCGGACGCTCAATGACAATGAGCGGCGTACTCCGGACGCTCACCGACTGGGTGGTCAGCCTTGGGATGCCGACCGTCGTCTTCTTGCTCGCAATCATGGTGTTGTTCCTGATTCTCGGCATGTTCATGGAGTCGATGTCAATCATCCTGCTCGCAGTTCCAATTCTGGCACCTGTGCTTATTGCGATGGACGTAGATATGCTGTGGTTCGGTATCTTCGTAGTCATGCTCATCGAGCTCGCCTTGGTGACGCCTCCTGTCGGAATGCTCACGTTCATCGTGCACCGGCTCGCGCAGGATAAAGACGTCAACCTGGGGCAAAAGATCAGCCTCATCGATGTGTTCAAGGGGGTTATGCCGTTTGTCTTTACGAGCATTACTTTCATCATCGTGCTTATTTTCTTCCCAGAAATTAGCACTTGGCTCCCAGGAAATCTTGATGTGAAGTAG